The Syngnathoides biaculeatus isolate LvHL_M chromosome 1, ASM1980259v1, whole genome shotgun sequence region TCTCTGATTCCCGCGTGTAATGGACGCCAGCTACTTAAAGTGCAACTTTATTGTAGTAAAACTGCTTGACAACATCTCAATTCATTCATCTCCTAATTAGCTCCCGAGTTCTCTTTGACACACTTCAAACTCGCCTTAACTAGAAGCAGTTCGCCCCAGGTTCCGGTCCAACTTGGTTTGTCCAGCATTTGCACCGTCCACCGAAGTGACACACTCatataatttattcaaaagtaaataaatccGTACACCTTGGCTGGGTGATGTTTAAAAACTCGTGAAGAGGAGACCTTGGTTCCAACAGCAAAGGCACCCCTCTGAgcttcatattattattattattattgttattattattattattattattctgggCACAGTCAGGACGCAGAAGGACGAAGACGCGCTCATGGAGGTTGGGTGGGGATGAGAGGATTTCCCGCTCAAAGAGCAgaatcaaatcattttcaaagcGCACCGGCGGACGGTGCGTTCAAATGTACGTGCTTGTCAGTTCCAAGACGTTTTGTACCACCACCACTACAGAAGTTTGGCGCCCGACAACGGGACGGGCTATGTTACAAAGTGGCGCCTCGAAAGAATGTGCTTGAGCTCCCCTCGGCCGGATTAGAATACCTTTTCAACAAAGCTCCCGAAGCCCGAGGTCACGGGTCGGAGCGACGGGAGCAGCGTTTCGTCCTTCTAGCGGTCGCTATAAATCGCTGACGCAGATGGATTGATATGGCGAGAGGTGGTCTATTTGTTCATATTTAGCGCAGTTGCGTCCCAGGTCTGTTTCGACATGTCGGCGTCTCGTCCGAGTCCACTTCGTGGTCCGCTTTGTCTCTTGTGCGCAGTGAAGGACGATGTGAAGACGGCGTCGTAATCGTCAGTCATGGCCGACAAAAGGAAGCTGCAAGGTGAGCTGTGCGTGAGAGTGCATTTGTGtcacatttggaatatttttgctGTAGTTATCATCAttgattcaatcccggccccacttgtgtggagtttgcccgtGCCTggcgtgggcactccggtttcctcccatgcgACACcttaaattgctcgtaggtgcgATTGgtggtttgtctccatgtggcctgcgattggctggcgaccacttcagggtgtaccccgcctcctgcccactgacagctgggataggctccagcattccctgcggccctcgtgaggataagcggcaaagaaaattgatggatggatgtatatgtttcactgtactgtattgaaggtggacaccatccatccacAATACGCCCCCCCCACTTTTTGAGTTCGATGACCCCAAACCAAACTTTGTCATAAAACAATTCATAACCCTGTTTAGAAATTAACCTTACAAgaataaagaaatattttttaaaaatatattaatactacaaaaaaaatattttatatatatatatatattaaatatccaaaatatttttagaaaaagaagacacaaaAAACAATGCGTCCTCCACCCTTTTTGGGGTTCGGTGACCGCAAACTCTCTTCTAAAACAATTCATAATCCTGTTTAGAAATTAACCTTGCAAGAATGAATAagtcttgtttttaaaaatattaatcttatgaggaaaaatatacaaataatatctctctctatataaaatattttggaaaaaaagacactaaGCACAaggtgtccatccatccatccacaatacgcccccccccccccttttgtgGTTCGGTGACCCCAAACCAAACTTTGTTCCTAAACAATAATTCATAATCCTGTTTAGAAATTAACCTTGCAAGaatgaagaaatatttttaaaatatgaatattacaagaaaaatataaaaaaatatttaaaaatagaaaagttctatatttaatataaaaaatattttgaaaaaaagacacTAAGCACaaagtgtccatccatccatccatccattctcttagccgcttatcctcactagggtcgctggaagtgctggagcccatcccagctgtcaacgggcaggaggcggggttacaccctgaactggtcgccagccaatcgcagggctcatggagacaaacCACCAATCAtactcacaatttagagtgtccaattaatgtcgcatgtttttgggatgtgggaggaaaccggagcgccccacccggggaaaacccacgccaGGCACTGGTGGGatggaacccaggtcctcagaaccgcgaggccaacgctttccagctgatccaccgtgcgaGGACTTCCTCCTCGGAGGTAAACCGGCGGCTCACGTGACGACCGTTCTCGTCCGGTGGCGTTCGTGCAGGTGAAATCGAAAGATGTCTGAAGAAAGTAGCGGAAGGAGTGGAGCAGTTTGAAGACATCTGGCAAAAGGTGAGGAACTATTTCGTCACCGTCTGCTTCCGTGCACGTTCCGACTTGGACGCGGCTCGCGGGTGTGTCTTCAAGCAGCTTCACAATGCGGCCAACGCCAACCAGAAGGAGAAGTCCGAAGCCGACCTTAAGAAGGAGATCAAGAAGCTGCAGGTGAGTCGTCGGACCCAAACCCGAGGACAGAATGGCGCCTCTCTCTTAACGCCCGGCCTCTCCCTCCTCAGCGACTTCGGGACCAGATCAAGACGTGGTTGGCGTCCAGCGAGATCAAAGACAAGCGGCAGCTGGCGGAGAACCGCAAGCTCGTCGAAACGGTCAGTCAGGAGCCGAGAAAGACCCGACGGGACGTGGAAAAACTGTTGAGCTCTGGATGAAAATCCACAATTCCGAGACCACTATCGCGTAGCGTCGCCTTAAGGAAACCCAAAGGAAGACTCGGTTGCCGAGTTACCCAAATAAGAGGTAtcgcgtgcttgcttcaagctctGCAGTTGTCATTCCTGACTGAAGCCTGCTGAAAACTgacacaacaaaacacaaacattgcGGAGTAAAACGGTTAATTGTTCAAACAAACCatattccatctatccatccattttccttgccgcttatcctcacgaaggtcgcgggagtgctggagcctatccgagctgtcaacgggcaggaggcggggtgcaccctgaacgggtcgccagccaatcgcagggcacgtcgagacaaactgccgcactcgcaatcacaccttggggcaatttagcgtgtagcatgttttggggatgtgggagaagacccacacagggagggctgggatcgaacccacgtcctcagaactctgaggccaaagctttccagatgatccaccgtgccgccacaaacCATAATATTTCACCTAAAAAAGGGACTGCTTGCGTAATCCTGACAAATAAGgtaaaatgccatagatgggctaacggaAATGAGCAAATATGATACGGCAATTGTGAACCTTCAAACAATTGCTTCTTTAACGCACACGCAGGAGCAACACGTACAAACAGAGCACACAgcagtttccatccatccattttcttttgccgcttatcctcacgagggtcgcggggagtgctggagtctatcccggctgtcaatgggtggtaggcggcgtacaccctgaaccgcttgccagccaatcgcagggcaccacGCAGCAATATTTACAGGTATTTATTCTTCTTcagggcctcacagttctgagtacccgggttcgatcccggccccgcctgtgtggagtttgcgtgttttccccgtgcctgcgtgggtttcctccgggttaGGGttacactaaattgccccaaggtgtgattgtgactgcactGAAGACACCCAACTTGATATTCCGACGCAATTTTTCACAATTGGATTTTCTTTGGCGCCGGCAGCAAATGGAGCGTTTCAAGGCCGTGGAGCGAGAAACCAAGACCAAGGCGTACTCCAAAGAGGGTCTGGGTCTGGCCCAGAAAGTGGACCCGGCccagaaggagaaggaggacgTCGGCACGTGGTTGacggtcagttttttttttttttttttttcttctttcgaTGGCGTCTGTATGTTCGATTCCCCCACCCGACTCCATTTTGTCTTTCCCCAGAACACGATAGACACGCTCAACATGCAGGTGGACCAGTTTGAGAGCGAGGTGGAGTCCCTGTCGGTCCAGACCaggaaaaagaaagcagacaAGGAGGTCAGTCCTCTTCTCTTTTTCACCGCCGGAGGGATCGTCGCGTGACCccgcggggggtgggggggggacgatCCGGTTTCCCCGAATTCCCGTCGTGGGTGTTTGACTCCTAAATCCGTCAAAGGCAGCGAACGTATTAAActgggaaacttttttttttttttaaagtcacagACACCACACCTTCCCTTCTTTTCCACCCATCCGGCTtcttttgccgctcatcctcacgagggtcgcggggagtgcccgAGCCTATCACAGCTTTCAACGGggccggaggcggggttacaccctgaactggtcggcagccaatcgcagggcacgtagagacaggcaaaccaatcacacctagggccagtttagagtatccaattaatgtcgcacttttttgggatgtgggaggaaaaccagagtgcccggaggaaacccacgcagggacgaactccacacaggcagggccgggatcgaacccgggtcctcagaactgtgagaccggcgctttaccagctgatccacttttCCCtcatccttcctttttttttttttttttttttttttgatccgtCTTCTCGTTCCGGCGCGTCCGCCCGCAGAAGCAGGACCGCATCGAGGACTTGAAGAACTTCATCGAGAAGCATCGCTTCCACATCCGGATGCTGGAGACCGTCCTGAGGATGTTGGACAACGACTCGGTGCAGGTGGACTCCGTCAGGAAGATCAAGGTCGGTTCCAGGCTCCCCCCCCATGGGGGTGTCTCCACTTTCATCGCCACCGCTTAGTTCTTTTCCGCCTCAGGATGACGTGGAGTACTACCTGGACTCGTCCCAGGATCCGGACTTCGAGGAGAACGAGTTCCTGTACGACGACCTCGACCTGGAGGACATTCGTAAGGAGACGTTCGCGTGGAAGAAGTTTCCGGGCCCTGACGCTGATCTCGTCGCTTGCTTCCTCGGTTCAGCCGCGTCGCTGGTGGCCTCCACCCCGCCCGGGCACTCCCACCCGGAGGACGAGATCTTCCAACACTCCGGCAGCACGCCCGCCTCCACGACCTCATCCTCGCCCGTCCCGCCCTCGCCCGTCCCGCCCTCGCCCGCCAACTGCACTGCGGTAAAGATTCAAAACGGCGCCGACTGGATAGCCGAGGTACACGTCAGAAACGATTGGTTCGTATTCTTCAGGAGAACTCGCAAGACGACAAGAAGCGAGGTCGCTCGACCGACGGGGAAGTCGGCCGGGTGAGTCCGGCTCCGATCCGAGCGCCGGCGCGTTTGCCGTCGACTTTTCACAAATGCGGTTTTTCCCCCGTGCCGAACTCATCTTCCGCTATTTGCTAAAAGTACGTCGAAGCGTTACGTCTCCACTGAGAGACTTCGGATCTGAGGAGGACTTTAGCCTGTGTTGCGATGGAGAGTCTTtggcgtgtgtgtatgttttttttggtattcTGGTGTATTCCAGAtcccaaaaaaatttacaacCTCGATCAATGGAAATCGAAGCAAAATGGAATCCGAGTCCTAATTTCCGTACAATCGTCGCAAATAAATCCCGTTGTTCACCTTTCAGTCTCCTGTGAAGGAAGGcaacccctccccctcctcctcctcctcttcagcgCTGACTTCTTCCCGCTTGGTCTCCATGGCGACCATAGTTAGCGGCGGCCCGGCCAACGCGTCGCCCGGAAGCTACAGCGGAGCCACCCGGCAGCCGCCCTCCCAGGCGTCGCACCATCAGCAGGGCAAAGCCTCGGTCACCTCCTCCACGTCAGGGACGCCCGCGGCACAGACCGCCAAGTCTGCCGACACCCACCTTGCCCCGACTTCCTCGTCGCCCCCCAAAAGCGACGCCCCGGGATTCTTTGCGTCCGGTACGCCGTCGCCCGGCTCCAAAAGTCCGTCGCTAGGAAATAACGCCGCCTTGGCGAGCAGCATGAATGCCGGACTCGGCCTTTCGGGGATGCCGGCGTCCCTGAGCACCATGACCGGCCTTCTGTCCAGCTCCACCCCGGCGCCGTACGCCCGGGCCGCCGGGGCGTCAGTCGCGGTCGGCGGGCCCACATCCTCCGCAGGCGAACTGCCGGGCTTTGGGATTTTGGGTCAGACGTCCACCCCGTCGGGACTGCAGGGGTCCTCGGCGGTGGCGCAAAGTCAAACGGGAGTCGTCGGGAGCAACGGCGGCTCTGGATCCGCCGCCGGGCTCTCTGTGGGGGCGCCCGGCCGACAGAAGCAAAACGGACCCGGCAGCGAGCGCCTGATGTTTGACAACGTTGGAGATTCTTTCCCGCTCGGCAAAAAGGACACAAAGCAGATGTTTGTGTTTGGTGTTGCCGCAGGTTACAGCGCTGCGCTGACAGAGTTCGCCACAGACTCCTCCCCCAGCagtgtcagccaatcacaaagctGGCAATCCTTGTCACTGACCTCAACAGCCAATCAGCTGTGAGTAGGACGCATCGACGCGTTCACTTCAATAGATTAAAGTGTGTCGAGTCACTAACGTCGGATGATCCGTATACCAACCACAATCGACAGTCTATACGGGTTGCGCCGTACGTAGAGTACAGACAGACTAACCCTAACCTCTTGAAAGTCTCTACAAAGATCAAAgctaaaattcatatttttgggatgattCTTTCAGTAAGGACCCAGCCCCCAGCTTACTGGCCTCCATCACGTTGTCGCCGTCGTCCTTCGGCGAGGGCAAGCCGGGGAACAGCGGCGCCGTTCTGCTCAACGGTCCGCTGTCCTACCCCTCGCCCTCAGACGGCAGCAAGGTGGGGACCTCTTTCGGTCCgcgttccgcttcctgttggaAGCAGTCCTCACGCGCCGAGTTACAGACGCTACACTCCTCGCGAACGTTCAGACATTAATACCGAACCAAATATTTCCTGAGCAACTAGACTTGCTTCCACAGTTCCAGTTCTTATCGCTTAATGTGTCGTCATCAGGCCCAGGAGTCCCTCAGCAGCCTGAAGTCCACGGCGGACCGAGCCGTGGACGGCGACGTGACGTCTCTGCACCTCAACACAGGTAACCCGCGTGCACTCGTAGGCGCGCAGGAGTAGGTTTACAAATTAGCGTGTGGTTTGGATTACGAATCAGTTTTTGAAGGTGTCAAACCAGGTCTAGGGTTTCAAATtgaactgctgctgctgctgctgccgccggcGTATTGTGTCTGTTCAGAACCGTTCCCCATCGCGCCGCCCCCGTCGTCGAGCGCCCCGTCGTCCTCGGAGGCGAGCATCCCGCCCTCGCTGGGCGTGTGCCCCCTGGGGTCCTCGCCGCTGTCCAAGGAGCAGCTGTACCAGCGGGCCTTGGAGGAGGCCGTGTGGAGCCACATGCCGCACCCGTCCGACTCCGAGAGGATCAGGTCCGTCGCGCTACCCTCTCGCTCCCGAGGGGGCGGCGGCCGCCCTCCGCCCACTTCCTGTGCGTCGCGGTAGAGAAAAAATCTTTCTCGCAGGTCACACggtggttccggtttccctcagagggccattatgactgtgaaacaatacaaatattgaacCGTTTATCATCATtaatttatgatctacttttcgAATCCAAAACcgagggtaatgtgtttttcgacTGTTcacgtttggtcacacaaaattgctttgcaatatctcaactttatcatttatgacgcGTGACAATATGAAATTGAAATTGACGCTCCAGATTCGGCGTCGCGGGCCACGtcaaatcacgcggcgggcccgaatctggcccccgggccccgAGTTTGACACCGGGAGTCGGGATCGGAAATTGACATCATGAATTGGGCCTGCGGCggcccgctgctcctccgcgttgacccttttaattattttataagGCTTGGCATAAAATGTCACCGCGTGACGTTGGGTCGCGACTGCGCTTTCAATTAGTggcgtgcacacgcacacaaggtTCAATTAGAGACCACAGAAGACTTGGTGAGCacaatgggggtggggggggggggggttggggggggggggtccctcaAGGGAACAATTGACATTTGAGAGCAAACACGCGCACCGTCGGCACGATTTTATGACCCAAAGTTTACGACGCCTCAATTGCGacgtctgtttttatttaatatgcGTTTCCGCACGGGCTCCGCAGCTATCGAATCCCTCGATTTAtccatttatgtatttgtttgggcGTGTTTTCGTTTGCCCCCTTGCAGGCAGTACTTGATGAGGAACCCGTGCCCCGCGCTGCCGTTCCACCACCGGGCGCCGCCGGCCCACTCGGACTCGCTGGACTTCTACCAGCGGCTCTCCACGGAGACGCTCTTCTTTATCTTCTACTACCTGGAGGTAGGAAgcagagatggatggatggatggatggatagatagatagatagatagatagattttgtTTTCAGACTGTCCTCGAAGACAACCccacatagatagatagaaatgtGTTTTCAGACTGTCCCTGAACACAACCAGTcacatggatggatagatcgatagatggccacatgggggcagtataatactgGGATAGAGATAGTTGATCACAATTTGaagcaaaaataacaataaatcatCCGGacatttggtgtttttttttaaataaaaaatatggtgAGTAATCTTAGTGTGCTGTATGAGAATATGGTTAATATGGCGATGGTAAggcattattgttgtttttgcggCGCAGGGCACGAAGGCTCAGTACCTGGCGGCCAAAGCGCTGAAGAAGCAGTCGTGGAGGTTCCACACCAAATACATGATGTGGTTCCAGAGGCACGAGGAGCCCAAAACCATCACGGACGACTTCGAGCAGGTCCGaacccgccccccgcccccgtcgCGTTCCGCGCGGCTTCCGTTTTACtgatacacgcacacacacacacacacacacacacaaaaaaaaaaaagaaaacggcgGTGACTTTATCCGAAACGAGAGAGATCAGATCCATTTTTGCCGGGAGTTGGACGGCGCTGACGCCGCGGCGCCCTCTCGCGTCTGCAGGGGGCGCCGCCCGGTTAACTGTTGGTGTCGCGGTCCTCAGGGTACGTACATTTACTTTGACTACGAGAAGTGGGGCCAGCGCAAGAAGGAGGGCTTCACCTTCGAGTATCGCCACCTGGAGGACCGCGACCTCCAGTGACCTCCTCCTCGCTTTCTTCGGGCTGGGATGCTtcacttcctcttcttttttttttttttttttcttgctaccGTCAtggatttattattatcatttttttgttgttgttatttttcccccctctgtgaAATCTTCTACTCTTGTCTTGGAACACCAAAGATGATTGGCTCATctcctacacccccccccccccaaaaaaaaataatttcttgtaCAAGTAGGGCTGCACCGAAGGCTGAAACGGGCCTCGagctaaaaatcaaatttttttttttacatttttttaaaaactttttttcacgaGCATTTATTCCTTATCCTCCACATCCAAGttaaggtccatgtactagtacacaCGTTGTCCTCACTAGAAGACAATTAATTTCATATTCCTATCATTTTTCCTATAACTGCCTTCCTCACCTGTGCTTTTGCGCACTAGTAGCACAATTTACGCATACTAGTACGACCGATACAAAACTGCACCCTTCAAGTAGTGACATACTAGATGTTAACTAATTGATATTTTTGATGACACTAATAGTACTAGTAGCATCCAGtttaaccatccattttttttgccgcttatcctcacgagggtcgcagggagtgcaggggcctatcccggccgtcaacgggcaggaggcggggtgcaccctgaaccggtcgccagccaatcgcagggcgcatcgagacaaacactcgcactcacaatcaccaatttagagtgtctaattaatgccAGGTAAActagtgtcatttttttttcatttactagtAAAACAAAATCATTCTCCAAATATCTGAATTGTCTTATGAAGGCAAAACGCATGCTAGTTCACAACTGTGCTTGAAATACTACGAGTGGAGGTATTAActagtatgtgtatatatatattttttttttacatcacgtCACTAGTAGTTTTACGCACTTGGTTTAGGTTTTGAATCACTAGCAATACGTAGTACTACTCGTGTACAGAAATGTTGTATGCTTGTGGGGAAAACAACACCGGTGAGACATCCCACCATTACTAGTAGTAGTAGGAGTAGTATCTACCacattggtgtcaaactcaaggcccggggggccaggtCTGGCCCGCTATATGATactatgtggcccgcgaagccaaatctagagtgtcaacttccgtttttatttataataatttgtatcaaaatttcaaatggtcatatatcataaatggcagcacggtggatcagttggtaaagcgttggcctcacagttctaaggtcccgagttcaatcccggaaacacctgtgtggagtttgcatgttctcctcgtgcatgtgtgggttttctcctggtgggcaatccggtcccccccccccccccacatcccaaaaacatgcaagattaattgggcgctctaaattgtccataggtgtgactgtgagtgcggcagtttgtctcgatgtgccctgcgattgactggcgaccagttcagcgtgtacccctgcctcctcccccttgtcaactgcgataggctccggcactccccgcgatcctcgtgtggataagcagcaaagtgTGTATTAGAGTGTATTAGGACATGGTCCTTGTGCTGGTTTTcaagaaaatggaataaatgcacaaatgactttgcatattttttcccctcttgtgcGTCTGCGACGTCGAAGgtgcaaacaaagacaaaagtttGGAGGCCCCGGGAAGGTGCCAGGTGCCCACCGgggcccccccccgccccatccCGTCCGCCGTTTTCCTCCTCGTCTCAGGAAGTGTCTGATGGCTCAAATGAGGGAATAAACGCcagcatttttttatatatatctttatttttgatttttgttcctgctcatttgactttttcaaaccGCCGCAGCTTATCCTCCGTTTGGAGCCGACCTAgaacattttgagatttttttttaatgtatattttttagagTCTCTATTTTTTCGGGGGTGGCCGTTTTAAACCTCAAGAGAGCTACCTGAtggacaaagtttttttttttttatttttactattatCTTTTTAAGGACCAGTCGACGCACGACTTTTAAACTTGTTCCtgagattttttcattttattttatttttttatgtgatccgtgcaaaaaaaatgaaatataaaaagaagGCTCGGAACAGCCTCTCATTGTCACGGCAACGCAGCTGAAGGGTACTTAATAAATGACATAATCGCCATAAAGGAgtgtaaaatatgaataaaaagaattaactttcaacTAACTTGCTGTTCAGTTTTTGTGCAAGCTGAACGTTGCGCTTTACCGAGATCCGTCCCGCCCGCGTTTTTTCCGAGCGGGCGCCGCAAATTCCGTCGGACGAGGTTTTTTTCGTCATCCGCATTTCATCTCGCGTAGTCAACGTTGGTCCTACGAGTTCTCGGCTAATTCTTGACCGAGGAACCCGTGTTGAAGGACTGAATGAATAttacaatttttgaaaaaaaaaaatgtgaagaggTGGGCAGAATTGGAGCCAATCGGCGAGTAAGGATAAGCGGGCATATTTcagcgtgaccccccccccaccaccaccaccaccaccacaatgcGCAGCACCCTGGAACAATTGGCCTCTCTCCCTCCCCCATTTGACGCCCATGCGTcttgatgaggatgaggatgttGTTCATGCTCACACCTGATCTTCATCCCATGTTGGCTACATCTGCAggcgtaaccccccccccaccctcccccccccctctccgaTGAGTAGCTCCAGGCTCCCGTTGGCCCACTTACCGAGGGGATGTGTTGATTCTTCTTCCTCAGCCCGACTGAACTGTGGGGGGGATTtcattgtgggggggggggggggtcccataTGTTCTTGTTGTGCGGTTTGCCGCCATGTTGCtcgccttttcttcttcttcttccttcctcccttccggTTGAGTTAGCATCGCACGTGGCCGGCTTGCCAGATGtttgctcatttttaaaaaaataaaaattattattgtatatctttttttttaatattcttaaaGCAAGAGTACACTTTTGACATGTTGACGGTCACCAAAGAGGTGATGTACCAACACTTGAATTAGTTTTAGGTGTGGAAAATTTATGTAaacaacaccccaaaaaaaaaaaaaccctaaattgtGCTACTGCAATTTTTGTATAATAACTTCAAAGTATAATTTCATTGTATGATCGGCACCTTATAATCATGCTCACGTTTTCTTTTCAAGTGAAGACGAGCGTCGCACGTTACCCGGCGCCACCTTTCACGCCGGACCCTCCCGGGGGGCCGGTTGGATGGCGGGCGTTTCCACGGCAACAGCGGCGGCAGGACCGCCGGGGTCGCGCGTGGGCCGGCCTCCgcctcttcctccttccttgGCACCGTCGGCCGGTTGCCATGGCGTCGATCGATGCTGCCGGGTACTCGCCGTGCGGaggtaacaaaaatatttggttgCTAGTACAGTACTTagctactgtactttttttaattttaccacGGGGGGgattgtggctcattttcagggGCGTCGGCGCCCCCTAACCTCTGATCCAAGAATGGCCCCCGGTGTGTccattattaatttattaatgactgcatgaccacttttttttactttgactgcTACTTAAATTTATACTTTCTACTCTTCACTTTGGttgattacttttttccccccaaaagcaTAATTCATAAatcaatgtgtaaaaaaaaaaaaaagttagtctgCCTAATTAGCATATGTAATTGAATTCATTAAAATGAGAGCatttaaaaattttgttttgaaatgatgtcgcctttaatggatgttttgaaaTGTCATAATTTTCCAAATATCATTTTAATTACAACAGAGAGTGATATCATCtcaa contains the following coding sequences:
- the LOC133500684 gene encoding CCR4-NOT transcription complex subunit 3-like isoform X3 — translated: MADKRKLQGEIERCLKKVAEGVEQFEDIWQKLHNAANANQKEKSEADLKKEIKKLQRLRDQIKTWLASSEIKDKRQLAENRKLVETQMERFKAVERETKTKAYSKEGLGLAQKVDPAQKEKEDVGTWLTNTIDTLNMQVDQFESEVESLSVQTRKKKADKEKQDRIEDLKNFIEKHRFHIRMLETVLRMLDNDSVQVDSVRKIKDDVEYYLDSSQDPDFEENEFLYDDLDLEDIPASLVASTPPGHSHPEDEIFQHSGSTPASTTSSSPVPPSPVPPSPANCTAENSQDDKKRGRSTDGEVGRSPVKEGNPSPSSSSSSALTSSRLVSMATIVSGGPANASPGSYSGATRQPPSQASHHQQGKASVTSSTSGTPAAQTAKSADTHLAPTSSSPPKSDAPGFFASGTPSPGSKSPSLGNNAALASSMNAGLGLSGMPASLSTMTGLLSSSTPAPYARAAGASVAVGGPTSSAGELPGFGILGQTSTPSGLQGSSAVAQSQTGVVGSNGGSGSAAGLSVGAPGRQKQNGPGSERLMFDNVGDSFPLGKKDTKQMFVFGVAAGYSAALTEFATDSSPSSVSQSQSWQSLSLTSTANQLKDPAPSLLASITLSPSSFGEGKPGNSGAVLLNGPLSYPSPSDGSKAQESLSSLKSTADRAVDGDVTSLHLNTEPFPIAPPPSSSAPSSSEASIPPSLGVCPLGSSPLSKEQLYQRALEEAVWSHMPHPSDSERIRQYLMRNPCPALPFHHRAPPAHSDSLDFYQRLSTETLFFIFYYLEGTKAQYLAAKALKKQSWRFHTKYMMWFQRHEEPKTITDDFEQVQTKTKVWRPREGARCPPGPPPAPSRPPFSSSSQEVSDGSNEGINASIFLYISLFLIFVPAHLTFSNRRSLSSVWSRPRTF
- the LOC133500684 gene encoding CCR4-NOT transcription complex subunit 3-like isoform X5, whose amino-acid sequence is MADKRKLQGEIERCLKKVAEGVEQFEDIWQKLHNAANANQKEKSEADLKKEIKKLQRLRDQIKTWLASSEIKDKRQLAENRKLVETQMERFKAVERETKTKAYSKEGLGLAQKVDPAQKEKEDVGTWLTNTIDTLNMQVDQFESEVESLSVQTRKKKADKEKQDRIEDLKNFIEKHRFHIRMLETVLRMLDNDSVQVDSVRKIKDDVEYYLDSSQDPDFEENEFLYDDLDLEDIRKETFAWKKFPGPDADLVACFLGSAASLVASTPPGHSHPEDEIFQHSGSTPASTTSSSPVPPSPVPPSPANCTAENSQDDKKRGRSTDGEVGRSPVKEGNPSPSSSSSSALTSSRLVSMATIVSGGPANASPGSYSGATRQPPSQASHHQQGKASVTSSTSGTPAAQTAKSADTHLAPTSSSPPKSDAPGFFASGTPSPGSKSPSLGNNAALASSMNAGLGLSGMPASLSTMTGLLSSSTPAPYARAAGASVAVGGPTSSAGELPGFGILGQTSTPSGLQGSSAVAQSQTGVVGSNGGSGSAAGLSVGAPGRQKQNGPGSERLMFDNVGDSFPLGKKDTKQMFVFGVAAGYSAALTEFATDSSPSSVSQSQSWQSLSLTSTANQLKDPAPSLLASITLSPSSFGEGKPGNSGAVLLNGPLSYPSPSDGSKAQESLSSLKSTADRAVDGDVTSLHLNTEPFPIAPPPSSSAPSSSEASIPPSLGVCPLGSSPLSKEQLYQRALEEAVWSHMPHPSDSERIRQYLMRNPCPALPFHHRAPPAHSDSLDFYQRLSTETLFFIFYYLEGTKAQYLAAKALKKQSWRFHTKYMMWFQRHEEPKTITDDFEQGTYIYFDYEKWGQRKKEGFTFEYRHLEDRDLQ
- the LOC133500684 gene encoding CCR4-NOT transcription complex subunit 3-like isoform X6 produces the protein MADKRKLQGEIERCLKKVAEGVEQFEDIWQKLHNAANANQKEKSEADLKKEIKKLQRLRDQIKTWLASSEIKDKRQLAENRKLVETQMERFKAVERETKTKAYSKEGLGLAQKVDPAQKEKEDVGTWLTNTIDTLNMQVDQFESEVESLSVQTRKKKADKEKQDRIEDLKNFIEKHRFHIRMLETVLRMLDNDSVQVDSVRKIKDDVEYYLDSSQDPDFEENEFLYDDLDLEDIRKETFAWKKFPGPDADLVACFLGSAASLVASTPPGHSHPEDEIFQHSGSTPASTTSSSPVPPSPVPPSPANCTAENSQDDKKRGRSTDGEVGRSPVKEGNPSPSSSSSSALTSSRLVSMATIVSGGPANASPGSYSGATRQPPSQASHHQQGKASVTSSTSGTPAAQTAKSADTHLAPTSSSPPKSDAPGFFASGTPSPGSKSPSLGNNAALASSMNAGLGLSGMPASLSTMTGLLSSSTPAPYARAAGASVAVGGPTSSAGELPGFGILGQTSTPSGLQGSSAVAQSQTGVVGSNGGSGSAAGLSVGAPGRQKQNGPGSERLMFDNVGDSFPLGKKDTKQMFVFGVAAGYSAALTEFATDSSPSSVSQSQSWQSLSLTSTANQLKDPAPSLLASITLSPSSFGEGKPGNSGAVLLNGPLSYPSPSDGSKAQESLSSLKSTADRAVDGDVTSLHLNTEPFPIAPPPSSSAPSSSEASIPPSLGVCPLGSSPLSKEQLYQRALEEAVWSHMPHPSDSERIRQYLMRNPCPALPFHHRAPPAHSDSLDFYQRLSTETLFFIFYYLEGTKAQYLAAKALKKQSWRFHTKYMMWFQRHEEPKTITDDFEQGAPPG